The sequence CTATCATACAAGCTATAAACAGGGAGGATATCCATAAAATTGTGAGATCGAATCCTTTTAGAATAATGATAGTGCTCGTATAAACGAAGATAAGCATAATCAAAAGCAGCGAAAATATAATGTTCACCTGTTTGGAGTGACGTACTTGGCCATCTTTGTTCATTAACTCTGCCCCTCTGCCCACATATAACCTAAGCCATAGATGGTTTTTATATATTTTGGAGAAGAAGGTTCGTCTTCAATTTTAGCCCGCAGCCGTTTAATGGCTACTGTCAGGGCATTCTCATCCACAAATTCAGCCTCTTGGCTCCAGATCTTGTCGATTAGTTGTTCTCTAGTTAGGATGTTTCCGGAGTTAATCACCAGAATCTTTAGCAGCTTCTGCTCGGTTCTGCTCAGTACTAACTGGCGGTTGTGCTTGTAATATTCCATCTTCGCGAAGTCAAAGGTTAGAGGACCTATCGTAGCTTTATTCTCACTATGCAGATCTGTTCTTTTGAGAACAGCCAATACTCTGGCGCGTAGGACCATCAGGCTGAACGGTTTAGTGATATAATCATCACCCCCTAGTTCAAAACCCATGACAATATCCGACTCCATATCATTAGCGGTCAGAAAAATAATCGGTATCCTTGATGTTTTGCGGATAGTCTCGCAGTAATCTAAACCACTTCCGTCAGGAAGATTGATATCCAGAATGATTAAATCAATCTTAATGGAAGCGAGGAGTTGCTCTGCCATAGCTAAAGAATAAGCTTGTTCTATAACTAGATCATTCTGAGAAAGCGTTAAGGCGATTCCCTTATTCAAACTGCGGTCGTCTTCA comes from Paenibacillus sp. 19GGS1-52 and encodes:
- a CDS encoding response regulator transcription factor translates to MKTILIVEDDRSLNKGIALTLSQNDLVIEQAYSLAMAEQLLASIKIDLIILDINLPDGSGLDYCETIRKTSRIPIIFLTANDMESDIVMGFELGGDDYITKPFSLMVLRARVLAVLKRTDLHSENKATIGPLTFDFAKMEYYKHNRQLVLSRTEQKLLKILVINSGNILTREQLIDKIWSQEAEFVDENALTVAIKRLRAKIEDEPSSPKYIKTIYGLGYMWAEGQS